Within the Microbacterium sp. 1S1 genome, the region CCTGACGCCCCAGTATGAGCAGTTGGAGGAACTGCAACGCCGGTTCGGTGACCGTGGCTTCACCGTGGTCGGGTTCCCCTGCAACCAGTTCTTCGGTCAGGAGCCCGGTTCGGTCGAGGAGATCCTCGAGTTCTGCTCGACGACGTATGGCGTCTCGTTCCCGGTCAATGACAAGGTCAAGGTCAACGGCCGGAACGCCGCCGAGCTCTACAAGGCGCTGAAGGAGACGCCGGACGCGGGGGGCAAGGCCGGCCGCGTGGAGTGGAACTTCGAGAAGTTCCTCGTCCTGCCGGACGGTGAGGTGCTCCGCTTCCGACCGAAGCAGAAGCCGGACGCACCGGAGATCGTCGAGGCGATCGAGGCCGCGCTCATCCGCTGAGCGCCGTTCACCTCCGCGTCACGCGCGCGCGGCCGTCGCAGACCCGTCGACGCGGGCCTCGTTCATCTTCCGGTCTCCCCGTCGACATCTGGCGTCCCTAGTCTCGCCCGCGGCGATATCCGCCCGAAGACGAAGGAGACCACGCATGCCCGACCGACTGCCGATCAGCCGGCGAACCGTCCTCACCGCGGGAGCGCTCGGTGCGCTCGGCACCGCCCTCCCCTCGGAACGGCCCCCGCCGCCGCGGCGACCGTTCCGGCATCTCCCGGAGCGGCACAGGCGCGGAACCTGCGCTTTCGTGCGGACGGCACCTTCAAGGTCGTCCAGTTCAACGACACCCAGGACGATGAACTCACCGATCGCCGCACCGTCGAGCTCATGGAGAAGGTGCTCGACCAGGAGAAGCCGGACTTCGTGGTCATCAACGGCGACGTCATCACCGGGGGGTGCGAGACCAGGCTGGCGGTGAAGCAGGCGATCAACAACGTCGTCATGCCGATGGAGTCCCGCCGCATCCCGTGGGCCGTCACCTACGGCAATCACGACGAGGACTCACTGCCTCAGTCGGGCGTCGACGAGGCGGGGATGCTGAAGATCTACCGCTCCTACGAATACAACGTCAACGCCGAGAACACGCGGGGTGTGACGGGCACGAGCAACACGATCGTCACGATCGGCTCCGCCGCGAAGAGGAACCGCGAAGCCTTCGCGTTGT harbors:
- a CDS encoding glutathione peroxidase, which encodes MTDSALRSIPFTDAQGQEKTLDDLGADVVLVVNVASKCGLTPQYEQLEELQRRFGDRGFTVVGFPCNQFFGQEPGSVEEILEFCSTTYGVSFPVNDKVKVNGRNAAELYKALKETPDAGGKAGRVEWNFEKFLVLPDGEVLRFRPKQKPDAPEIVEAIEAALIR